From a region of the Bacillota bacterium genome:
- a CDS encoding methyl-accepting chemotaxis protein, with the protein MRGIKLGLRLNTIKIKLVFIIVVATVMALGTVSYLSYNKASAILEEQVFNAAANSAGYNARIVDQWLQGIKNEVNTLALDEKISAAGSESLPDLKSVDEMHNDYELAYVSDADGNCIGSNDTTFNITSRDYYREIIKTGHTVVSDPVISKATGNQIIVIAAPTYKEDATSPTGLVGVTVTLDYLKKLVAEMNINGYGYGFIQDSDMLTIAHKDDEWIGNSKIINAGDDKLSVLLSRMSKEEKGYGVYSYQGSDKMLAFGQVQSTDWSVAQSADMADVMSPLSVIRNTNVTVAMIAMLVMLVISLLIASFVAKPLIKLSQAAEAVAQGDLTQKVDIGHKSKDEIGTLADSFERMIENLKSMLASVKGNSERLVSHSEELASSSEEVSATVEEVASTTNEVAATSGQGVENAEAAAKESEQVQQVAEEGNRAVQETVEKMSTISHASQNVATAIRNLGDQSHQIGEIINTITNIADQTNLLALNAAIEAARAGEHGRGFAVVAEEVRKLAEQSSEAANQITGLIEKIQVGVGEAVTAIDNGVSEVEDGVQVANNAGASLEQISKAIQKNTAVIKDLTSGIQQANEGMQQLSASNEQITSTVQQVSGSAQELANIADDLQNEVIKFKVEVTHDIKNTVDQSDMNTSEEMKE; encoded by the coding sequence ATGCGGGGTATTAAACTGGGACTAAGATTAAACACTATTAAGATAAAACTGGTATTTATAATTGTTGTTGCTACAGTAATGGCTTTAGGGACCGTCTCTTATTTAAGTTATAATAAAGCCTCCGCCATTCTTGAGGAGCAGGTGTTTAACGCTGCTGCCAACAGTGCAGGGTACAACGCCCGAATTGTGGACCAATGGCTGCAGGGTATCAAAAATGAAGTTAATACACTGGCGTTGGACGAGAAAATAAGTGCTGCCGGTAGTGAAAGCCTACCGGATTTAAAAAGTGTTGATGAAATGCACAATGATTATGAACTGGCCTATGTTTCGGATGCCGATGGGAATTGTATAGGCAGTAACGATACAACTTTCAACATAACGAGCCGCGATTACTACCGGGAAATTATAAAAACGGGGCATACCGTTGTTTCCGACCCGGTTATCAGCAAGGCAACCGGAAATCAAATTATTGTAATCGCAGCACCTACATATAAGGAAGATGCTACCTCACCCACAGGTCTGGTAGGAGTTACTGTTACGCTGGACTATCTAAAAAAACTAGTTGCGGAAATGAATATTAACGGTTACGGATACGGCTTCATACAAGATTCGGACATGCTTACAATTGCTCATAAGGATGATGAGTGGATAGGTAACAGCAAAATAATTAATGCGGGTGATGACAAGCTCTCTGTATTGCTTAGCCGCATGTCCAAAGAGGAAAAAGGATATGGTGTTTATTCCTACCAGGGCAGTGATAAAATGCTTGCTTTCGGGCAGGTTCAGAGCACCGATTGGTCGGTTGCCCAATCGGCAGATATGGCTGATGTGATGTCACCATTAAGTGTAATCCGCAACACAAACGTTACCGTAGCCATGATAGCAATGCTGGTTATGCTGGTTATTTCACTGCTTATAGCTAGTTTTGTAGCTAAGCCGTTAATAAAATTGAGCCAGGCAGCAGAAGCTGTTGCTCAGGGTGACTTGACTCAGAAAGTGGATATTGGGCATAAAAGTAAAGACGAGATTGGCACCCTTGCTGATTCATTTGAAAGAATGATTGAAAACTTAAAATCCATGCTGGCCAGTGTCAAAGGAAATTCCGAGAGGCTGGTCTCCCATAGTGAAGAGTTGGCATCTTCCAGTGAAGAAGTCAGTGCCACCGTTGAAGAAGTGGCCAGCACTACAAATGAAGTTGCAGCCACTTCCGGCCAGGGAGTTGAAAACGCGGAGGCTGCGGCTAAAGAGTCAGAGCAAGTACAACAAGTGGCCGAAGAGGGCAATCGTGCCGTTCAAGAAACTGTAGAAAAAATGAGTACTATCTCTCATGCGTCTCAAAATGTTGCCACAGCCATCAGAAACCTTGGTGACCAGTCCCATCAAATCGGAGAAATTATTAATACCATTACCAATATAGCCGATCAAACCAACCTATTGGCTCTAAATGCAGCTATTGAAGCAGCTCGGGCCGGAGAACACGGACGTGGATTTGCCGTGGTGGCCGAGGAAGTGCGCAAGCTTGCCGAACAATCTTCTGAAGCTGCCAACCAAATTACGGGGTTAATTGAAAAAATACAGGTGGGAGTCGGTGAAGCTGTCACGGCCATAGATAACGGAGTGTCGGAAGTAGAAGACGGAGTTCAGGTAGCCAACAATGCCGGTGCTTCTTTAGAGCAGATCAGCAAGGCTATCCAAAAAAATACCGCGGTCATAAAGGACTTAACATCCGGCATACAGCAGGCCAACGAAGGTATGCAGCAGCTTTCTGCATCCAATGAACAGATCACTTCCACTGTGCAACAGGTATCCGGGTCAGCTCAAGAGCTGGCAAATATTGCAGATGACTTGCAAAATGAGGTTATTAAATTCAAAGTTGAAGTAACGCATGACATAAAAAATACTGTTGACCAAAGTGATATGAATACATCCGAGGAAATGAAGGAATAA